From one Maridesulfovibrio frigidus DSM 17176 genomic stretch:
- a CDS encoding PAS domain-containing sensor histidine kinase — MGLDKELPDNRMKNLEDKNSQLQKELKELRALIDAPRNVMQFSFDPSYRYITFNQAHYEFVKHNWHVEIYPGMNVLDIFTDTKEIESARSHFDRVLQGESYILKRTYKRRKGETKYYENTYVPVTENSKIVAGTVSAHDITEWNEKEEQGRKYRAIFDKALEGIYRSTVQGRFIEANNEMARILGYKSPDELMSSITNISSQLYCDPVDRDNVFSILRREDVIKDFETRMFRKDGMPIWVEFNARCEKNKEGQTLYVEGKLTDITARKEMEQRRQQMMQAEKMASLGVLVAGVAHEINNPNSYLTLNLPLLKDVWNDAQGILDEFSEENGDFVLGGLEYSELRNHLPYLLQEMMEGASRIKDIVSRLKDYSRQNPEDGREYIDLNDVVRGALTFVRHKIKNSARNFELVLPDESPTVDANPQRLIQVLINIIVNSCEALPKTDGHLTVTVKTCHDENKNKKFACIVVQDNGSGILAQNIKYIEDPFFTTKRDSGGTGLGLSISSSIMKDHNGLLKFSSSPGKGTSVTMQLPVSM; from the coding sequence ATGGGACTTGATAAAGAGCTTCCTGATAACCGCATGAAAAATCTGGAAGATAAAAATTCTCAGCTCCAAAAGGAACTGAAAGAACTTCGCGCGCTAATTGATGCTCCGCGTAACGTAATGCAATTTTCCTTTGATCCTTCCTACCGCTACATCACCTTCAATCAAGCTCACTACGAATTCGTAAAACACAACTGGCACGTCGAAATATACCCCGGTATGAACGTGTTGGACATATTTACCGACACTAAAGAAATTGAATCTGCGAGAAGCCATTTTGATAGAGTTTTACAGGGCGAATCATATATCCTTAAGCGCACATATAAGCGGCGCAAAGGCGAGACTAAATATTACGAAAACACATACGTTCCTGTAACCGAAAACAGTAAAATAGTAGCAGGAACAGTCTCGGCCCATGACATTACAGAGTGGAACGAAAAGGAAGAACAAGGTCGTAAATACAGAGCCATTTTTGATAAAGCACTTGAAGGAATATACAGGTCCACAGTTCAAGGCCGGTTTATAGAAGCTAATAATGAGATGGCCAGAATTTTAGGCTATAAATCACCTGACGAATTAATGTCTTCCATTACAAACATCAGCTCCCAACTTTACTGTGATCCGGTTGACCGGGACAATGTCTTTTCCATCCTGCGTAGAGAAGATGTCATTAAAGATTTTGAAACTCGCATGTTTCGCAAAGATGGAATGCCTATCTGGGTGGAATTCAACGCCCGCTGCGAAAAAAACAAAGAAGGACAGACCCTCTACGTCGAAGGAAAGTTGACCGACATCACAGCCAGAAAGGAAATGGAACAACGACGACAGCAAATGATGCAGGCAGAAAAGATGGCCTCGCTCGGAGTTCTTGTCGCCGGAGTAGCTCATGAAATCAACAACCCGAACAGCTATCTGACCTTAAATTTACCGCTACTTAAAGATGTGTGGAATGATGCGCAGGGAATACTTGATGAGTTCAGTGAAGAGAATGGAGATTTCGTCCTTGGCGGACTGGAATACTCCGAACTCCGCAACCATCTACCTTACCTTCTTCAAGAGATGATGGAAGGCGCGTCCCGCATTAAGGACATTGTCTCACGCCTGAAAGACTACTCCCGCCAAAACCCCGAAGACGGGCGCGAATATATAGATCTTAATGACGTGGTTAGAGGCGCGCTCACCTTCGTCCGTCACAAAATCAAAAATTCAGCCAGAAATTTTGAGCTTGTCCTTCCGGACGAAAGTCCAACTGTTGATGCCAATCCTCAGCGACTCATTCAAGTTCTTATCAATATTATCGTGAACAGCTGCGAAGCACTGCCCAAAACAGATGGACATCTCACCGTTACAGTGAAGACCTGCCACGATGAAAATAAAAATAAAAAATTCGCATGTATCGTTGTACAGGATAATGGAAGCGGCATACTTGCGCAAAACATTAAATATATTGAAGATCCCTTCTTTACCACCAAAAGAGACTCCGGTGGAACAGGTCTCGGGCTGTCCATATCATCAAGCATAATGAAGGACCATAATGGACTTCTAAAATTTTCTTCAAGTCCAGGCAAAGGAACAAGCGTTACTATGCAGCTGCCAGTCTCTATGTAA
- a CDS encoding GGDEF domain-containing protein, whose amino-acid sequence MDINISATLIDNGLISLTLGLIMMLFAYFHKIYNGFVLISSAYICLSTAFALSAARPYFPELSIIAAHTLGSTTLFLIYIGTERFRAQEHRLLKFSLLIPCTSFLSASFFTSIIPNIKACDTIFSVLIFIQLVLCIWATLRNTIVFKSYQFMLSTALALVIASFTYKTYTTFKHPIAPNSFQTAWPYWSHMLAYHVTLILSSFAFIWGSVERAEIEKNKHAAKLEANYHFMDVLLDAIPIPVFHKDKDLRYRNINQAFCGVIGLSKEDIIGKTTMEIIPNKIVDLSKAFDLRVLATGKEQEYETAFPFPDSLQHEVQVKKSAFIDSSGDISGIVGAFTDITERKIYEAKIKHLALHDQVTGLPNRNMFYAQLKRSIAMAKRNNYTLALLYIDLDGFKTVNDTYGHDAGDTLLRSIGKRLMTTVRESDTACRIGGDEFTVLTEMYNNPSDIEIVAEKIRKALAQPASCEGNVCQTSASIGVALYPQDAETSRDLVKAADKAMYLAKNKGKNQVYFYKPLKT is encoded by the coding sequence ATGGACATTAATATAAGTGCAACCCTCATCGACAACGGACTGATTAGCTTAACGCTCGGTCTTATTATGATGCTCTTTGCGTATTTTCATAAGATATACAACGGTTTTGTCCTGATCAGTTCAGCTTACATTTGCCTCAGTACAGCCTTCGCCCTTTCAGCTGCTAGGCCTTATTTTCCAGAATTATCCATTATTGCAGCCCATACTCTTGGCTCAACAACACTATTTTTGATATACATAGGAACGGAACGTTTTAGAGCACAAGAACATAGGCTTCTCAAATTTTCATTACTTATCCCTTGCACATCCTTTCTATCAGCCTCTTTTTTTACCTCTATTATCCCGAACATAAAAGCATGTGACACTATATTTTCTGTATTAATATTTATACAGCTAGTACTTTGCATATGGGCAACACTACGTAATACCATCGTTTTTAAGAGCTACCAATTCATGTTAAGCACAGCTTTAGCTCTCGTAATAGCATCCTTTACTTACAAAACTTATACGACCTTCAAGCACCCAATAGCCCCGAATAGTTTTCAAACAGCATGGCCCTACTGGAGCCACATGCTAGCCTATCATGTCACATTAATTTTATCATCTTTTGCCTTTATTTGGGGTAGTGTAGAACGGGCTGAAATTGAAAAAAATAAACATGCCGCAAAGCTAGAAGCCAACTACCACTTCATGGACGTACTTTTAGATGCGATCCCGATACCGGTGTTTCACAAAGACAAAGACCTGCGCTACCGAAATATTAACCAGGCTTTTTGCGGAGTAATAGGTCTATCTAAAGAGGATATCATCGGAAAAACGACCATGGAAATTATTCCAAACAAAATAGTGGACCTCAGCAAAGCCTTTGACCTTCGTGTGCTGGCAACAGGCAAAGAGCAGGAATATGAAACAGCATTTCCATTCCCAGACAGCCTGCAACATGAAGTTCAGGTCAAAAAGAGTGCATTTATTGATTCTTCGGGTGATATTTCCGGGATAGTCGGGGCGTTCACGGACATAACTGAGCGCAAAATATATGAGGCAAAAATAAAACACCTTGCTTTACATGATCAGGTAACAGGTCTTCCCAACCGCAATATGTTTTATGCACAGCTAAAAAGATCTATAGCGATGGCAAAGCGCAACAACTACACACTGGCTCTTTTATACATTGACTTAGATGGATTTAAAACAGTCAACGACACATACGGACATGATGCAGGTGACACCTTGCTAAGAAGTATAGGCAAAAGGCTGATGACCACTGTACGCGAATCAGACACCGCCTGCCGTATCGGTGGCGATGAATTCACTGTACTTACCGAGATGTATAATAATCCATCAGACATTGAAATTGTAGCTGAAAAGATCAGAAAAGCACTTGCCCAGCCTGCAAGCTGTGAAGGCAATGTCTGCCAAACAAGCGCGAGTATAGGTGTAGCTTTGTATCCGCAGGACGCTGAAACTTCACGTGATCTGGTGAAAGCCGCTGATAAAGCTATGTATTTAGCAAAAAATAAAGGGAAAAATCAGGTTTATTTCTACAAACCCCTGAAAACATGA
- a CDS encoding EAL and HDOD domain-containing protein: MSKKTTSNNSEHAYSNAFYARQPIFNRMMKVWGYELFYRQNEDVDSAIYLDGFKATMEVMASLALSPDDKFKSAKVIINFPEQAILEEIPFSMHPQNTVVQFTDPDEVSPEFLEMIIKVKDRGYTVSIDDFSAQYTNTELYMLADIMTLNISKLETSHISQYIQAIGGLKGKFLAKNIESEEQFASLKTLDFSYYQGYFFKRPKTEVVRKISSNEMLRFNLMEMINNDDIDLGELSRTIEKDVSLSVRLLNLLNSPAYGLTAKMSSIQQAVVYLGGDQLRHWLRVVLLTDMKQPGKSAELTILSLQRAKVMESLNAISADVKPDERLFLVGLFSLLDAMLELPMSRVVQLLSALDDTIRYTLDGRETKFWPWLTLIEAMEKSDWDTVGAMAATLDLEASDIMKCYKEAMEWANTVLTCV; the protein is encoded by the coding sequence ATGAGTAAAAAAACAACCTCAAACAACAGTGAGCATGCGTACAGCAACGCATTCTATGCACGGCAACCCATTTTCAACCGCATGATGAAAGTATGGGGTTACGAGCTATTCTACCGTCAAAATGAAGATGTAGATTCAGCGATCTATCTTGACGGGTTCAAGGCCACCATGGAAGTTATGGCCAGTTTAGCGCTCAGTCCAGATGATAAATTCAAGTCTGCAAAAGTTATTATAAATTTCCCTGAACAAGCTATTTTGGAAGAAATACCGTTCTCGATGCATCCACAAAATACTGTAGTGCAGTTCACAGACCCGGATGAAGTTTCTCCAGAATTTTTAGAAATGATTATAAAGGTAAAAGATAGAGGCTACACCGTCTCAATCGACGATTTTTCTGCGCAATATACAAATACAGAATTGTATATGCTTGCTGACATAATGACTCTTAATATATCTAAGTTAGAGACCTCACATATATCTCAATACATACAGGCTATCGGCGGTCTTAAGGGTAAATTCCTTGCCAAAAACATTGAATCAGAAGAGCAGTTTGCAAGCCTGAAAACGCTAGATTTCTCATATTACCAAGGCTACTTTTTCAAGCGCCCTAAAACTGAAGTTGTGCGTAAAATTTCTTCAAACGAGATGCTCCGTTTCAACCTCATGGAAATGATCAACAACGACGACATTGATTTGGGAGAACTGAGCAGAACCATAGAAAAAGACGTATCACTCAGTGTCCGCCTTCTAAATCTTCTGAACTCTCCAGCATATGGACTGACGGCTAAGATGTCTTCAATTCAGCAAGCTGTAGTATATTTGGGAGGAGATCAGCTCAGGCATTGGCTTCGTGTTGTATTGCTCACAGACATGAAACAGCCCGGAAAGTCAGCAGAGCTTACAATACTAAGCCTCCAACGTGCCAAAGTAATGGAATCTCTCAACGCCATTTCAGCCGACGTAAAACCGGACGAGCGCCTATTTTTAGTGGGCTTATTCTCACTGCTTGACGCAATGCTGGAACTCCCCATGAGCAGAGTAGTACAACTACTTTCTGCGCTGGATGACACTATTCGCTATACTTTAGATGGCCGCGAAACAAAGTTTTGGCCTTGGCTTACCCTTATCGAAGCAATGGAAAAATCTGATTGGGACACAGTAGGAGCCATGGCTGCAACTCTAGATTTAGAAGCTTCAGACATAATGAAGTGCTACAAGGAAGCCATGGAATGGGCAAACACAGTGCTAACCTGCGTATAA
- a CDS encoding pentapeptide repeat-containing protein, with protein sequence MSDESLKDISFYNCQFIKSSFQFANLVSCVFENCTFSNCNLALAKLKNTNFIDAEFIDSKLLGVNWSSVRVVIVASFVNCLLDSSSFSDMNLAKMKFVSCSMIEAAFTNTKLTRVKFDDCDLARCLFSGADLSFADFSTSRNYYMDAESNKLHKTIFSLPEAVSLLGNLDIELK encoded by the coding sequence ATGAGCGATGAGTCTCTGAAAGATATTTCGTTTTATAACTGTCAGTTTATTAAGTCTTCATTCCAATTTGCAAATTTAGTGAGCTGTGTTTTTGAAAATTGCACGTTTTCAAATTGTAATCTTGCTCTTGCGAAATTGAAAAATACAAACTTCATTGATGCAGAATTTATTGATTCTAAATTGCTAGGAGTTAACTGGAGTAGCGTGAGGGTGGTTATTGTTGCGTCTTTTGTGAACTGCTTACTCGATAGCTCATCTTTCAGCGATATGAATTTAGCTAAAATGAAGTTTGTTTCATGCTCTATGATTGAGGCTGCTTTTACTAATACAAAACTCACTCGTGTGAAATTTGATGATTGTGACTTGGCAAGATGTTTGTTTTCTGGTGCTGACCTAAGTTTTGCCGATTTTAGCACTTCGAGAAATTATTATATGGACGCAGAATCAAATAAGCTTCACAAGACTATCTTTTCACTGCCCGAAGCTGTTTCGCTACTTGGGAATCTCGACATTGAATTAAAGTAG
- a CDS encoding FmdE family protein: MNIGPYTFEEFKEVARKFHGYPAPGLLIGGYMVEEAKSYLPEGTLFDAVVETGKCLPDAVQVLTLCSYGNGWMRVIKLGRYALSLYDKFTGEGVRIHIDMAKLKKWPEIESWFLKLKPKKDQDTDLLFSEIEKAGHSFCTVTPIQITEDFMSHKGMRSIGICPSCKEAYPVSDGAICRGCQGEVPYVGGSRDMVREDCVIAVDVQDAVGKKALHDMTRIDPGTSKGAEFKAGQEITAGDVCRLQQMGRNRVYVSGSDDELADMVHENEAAQAFAKRMAGDGIVFKTPPEEGKISFCAGLKGLLTIDRDILARFNLLPDVMCAARQGDILVDAGKPVAGTRAIPLHITKNVFENALSVLDAGPIFKILPLRTAKVGILVTGTEVFQGLIEDKFIPIISGKVERLGSEVVATAVVPDDRKAISDGVAELRGQGADLIVTTAGLSVDPDDVTRPALVDAGLTDILYGAPILPGTMLLLGKIGNVDVMGVPACALFYKTTSFDLLLPIILAGQNITRKDLASMAEGGLCLNCRSCTFPKCPFGK; this comes from the coding sequence ATGAATATTGGACCATATACTTTTGAAGAGTTTAAAGAAGTTGCCCGTAAATTCCACGGATACCCTGCGCCTGGTCTACTTATCGGTGGATATATGGTGGAAGAGGCTAAATCGTATTTGCCAGAGGGAACGCTATTCGATGCAGTAGTGGAGACGGGTAAATGTCTTCCCGATGCAGTACAGGTTTTGACCTTGTGCTCATACGGCAACGGCTGGATGCGGGTGATTAAACTTGGGCGTTACGCTTTATCCTTGTATGATAAGTTTACGGGTGAAGGCGTTCGCATTCATATAGATATGGCCAAACTTAAAAAATGGCCCGAGATAGAAAGCTGGTTCTTGAAATTAAAGCCTAAGAAAGATCAGGATACGGATCTGCTCTTTAGTGAAATAGAAAAAGCCGGACACAGCTTTTGTACGGTAACGCCTATTCAGATAACAGAGGATTTCATGTCTCACAAAGGTATGCGATCCATCGGTATATGTCCGTCATGTAAAGAAGCTTACCCCGTCAGTGATGGCGCAATCTGCCGCGGCTGTCAGGGGGAAGTTCCTTACGTGGGTGGTTCGCGTGATATGGTTCGCGAGGATTGTGTTATTGCTGTGGATGTGCAGGATGCAGTCGGTAAAAAAGCTTTGCATGATATGACCCGCATTGATCCCGGTACGTCTAAGGGGGCAGAGTTTAAGGCTGGTCAGGAAATCACTGCGGGGGACGTTTGCCGTCTTCAGCAAATGGGGCGTAACCGCGTTTATGTTTCCGGAAGTGACGATGAATTAGCTGATATGGTTCATGAGAATGAGGCCGCGCAGGCTTTTGCAAAGCGTATGGCTGGTGATGGTATTGTATTCAAAACTCCGCCCGAGGAAGGCAAAATAAGTTTTTGCGCCGGACTTAAAGGGCTGCTTACCATAGACCGTGACATTTTGGCCCGGTTCAACTTGCTGCCGGATGTTATGTGCGCCGCCCGTCAAGGCGATATACTGGTAGACGCAGGTAAGCCCGTGGCGGGAACCAGAGCTATCCCACTACACATAACGAAGAATGTTTTTGAAAACGCGTTATCCGTTCTTGATGCTGGGCCTATCTTTAAAATACTGCCACTTAGAACTGCTAAGGTCGGTATACTGGTTACAGGGACTGAAGTTTTTCAAGGGTTAATCGAGGATAAATTTATTCCGATCATATCTGGTAAAGTGGAGAGGCTTGGGTCCGAAGTCGTTGCAACAGCGGTAGTACCGGATGATCGCAAAGCCATATCTGATGGAGTGGCTGAACTTCGCGGGCAGGGAGCTGATCTTATTGTTACCACAGCGGGATTGTCCGTTGACCCCGATGATGTAACTCGTCCCGCACTTGTTGACGCGGGGCTTACGGATATTCTTTACGGAGCGCCTATTTTGCCCGGCACTATGCTGCTTCTTGGAAAGATCGGGAATGTAGACGTTATGGGTGTGCCTGCCTGTGCTTTATTTTACAAAACTACAAGTTTCGATTTATTATTGCCCATAATTCTAGCAGGGCAGAACATAACCAGAAAGGATCTGGCTAGTATGGCAGAGGGCGGACTGTGTCTGAATTGCCGCTCTTGTACTTTCCCTAAATGCCCATTCGGTAAGTGA
- a CDS encoding EF-hand domain-containing protein: MKKVIIAVFAIMMLASTAMAADNLDRCYYSMDNNGDSVLSKEEFKKALPESDKAFSAADVDKSGDLDHDEWESYKKSIGIEENHG, from the coding sequence ATGAAAAAGGTAATTATAGCTGTTTTTGCTATCATGATGCTTGCGTCCACAGCCATGGCGGCAGACAATTTAGACCGTTGTTATTACAGCATGGATAACAATGGAGACAGTGTTCTAAGTAAGGAAGAATTTAAGAAAGCACTTCCAGAATCAGATAAGGCTTTTTCCGCAGCAGATGTCGATAAAAGCGGTGATCTGGATCATGACGAGTGGGAATCTTACAAGAAGTCTATTGGAATTGAAGAGAATCACGGTTAA
- a CDS encoding metal-sensitive transcriptional regulator — protein sequence MVMTGNSSEQEQIKQEVLKRMKRIEGQVRGIQGMVEGGKECNDILVQVKAARSALKSATSLIMKRYMLKCYADSLEKGEDPVEAMDRFVKVLTNFMD from the coding sequence ATGGTTATGACTGGAAATAGTTCTGAGCAAGAACAAATAAAACAGGAAGTCCTGAAACGCATGAAGCGTATCGAAGGGCAGGTGCGCGGAATTCAGGGCATGGTTGAGGGCGGGAAAGAGTGTAATGACATTCTGGTTCAGGTTAAGGCCGCCCGCTCAGCTCTTAAATCCGCGACTTCACTTATAATGAAACGGTATATGCTGAAATGTTATGCTGATTCTCTTGAAAAGGGTGAAGACCCAGTGGAAGCTATGGACCGCTTTGTGAAGGTCCTGACTAATTTTATGGATTAA
- a CDS encoding TorD/DmsD family molecular chaperone, whose protein sequence is MSNQKNIISKSNESGSEGATPTQIYLLNCLEICTIIFRGFRSNDNKDECRAVLEDGLPALASPSENAVQPLTKLATAILDSIDNSCSQEEICVRLETDYVNLFINNIRGITAPLYESCYEPGSARIMREPALAMRDKLEQYGLKPSGILATEPPDHLCIELEYLFVLLIQAWGSNDSSAEIKALKFGQEMLLWTKLFREKLGSSSSTNSEKFYTLSADFLIGVLNKIIGE, encoded by the coding sequence ATGAGTAATCAAAAAAATATTATTTCAAAATCAAATGAATCAGGTAGCGAAGGCGCGACTCCAACCCAAATTTACCTTCTAAACTGTCTTGAAATCTGCACTATCATCTTTCGTGGATTCCGTTCAAATGATAATAAAGATGAATGTAGAGCTGTTCTGGAAGACGGTCTTCCCGCTCTAGCTTCCCCTTCCGAAAATGCTGTACAACCACTAACCAAGTTGGCTACTGCCATTCTAGATTCGATAGACAATTCCTGTTCTCAGGAAGAAATATGTGTCCGTCTAGAAACAGATTACGTCAACCTTTTTATCAATAATATAAGAGGCATAACCGCCCCTCTATACGAATCTTGCTACGAACCGGGTTCAGCTCGAATAATGAGAGAACCGGCTCTTGCCATGCGAGACAAGCTTGAACAATACGGGCTAAAACCTAGCGGCATCCTCGCCACAGAACCACCGGACCACCTTTGCATCGAACTGGAATATCTATTCGTCCTACTTATTCAGGCATGGGGATCAAATGATTCTTCTGCCGAAATTAAGGCGCTAAAGTTTGGACAAGAAATGCTCTTATGGACCAAGCTGTTCAGAGAAAAACTCGGTTCGTCTAGTTCAACCAATTCAGAAAAATTTTACACGCTATCGGCTGACTTTTTAATAGGTGTGCTGAACAAAATCATTGGCGAATAG
- a CDS encoding rhodanese-like domain-containing protein: protein MFISRFVLSSFAMLGLLFFAPLVGWSAGEEPSWWADAASEAKQNGYELVSGAQLENVLNGTQGILVLDVRTGYEFEDGHIPEAVNIEFDLSEQIRLGESKKDEFRELAGNDLNRPILIYCRSFRULRSSIAARWAARLGYTNVVRYPEGWYGWVADHSKKVETAAPTFETIFPDTELSILGGAKDKVRLGVDDSARKVRLHDLQFNYYLVLLVNDNRLESEQAARTFEEVRKELECCTPDVLFVAIGLGMNKRAVKSSTSETGANYPFFADPLEDIADSFGTYTLPTVVMFKKTESTLISVFSFSDIKSDPVPLLKKINSALSGRHGQKCTIRQ, encoded by the coding sequence ATGTTTATTAGTCGGTTTGTACTATCATCTTTTGCAATGCTAGGGCTTCTTTTTTTTGCGCCGCTAGTGGGATGGAGTGCGGGCGAAGAACCTTCATGGTGGGCGGATGCGGCTAGCGAAGCAAAACAGAACGGGTATGAACTGGTGTCTGGGGCTCAGCTTGAAAACGTGCTGAACGGGACACAGGGGATTCTGGTTTTGGACGTGCGAACGGGGTATGAATTTGAGGACGGACATATTCCTGAAGCTGTGAATATTGAGTTCGATTTAAGTGAGCAGATCCGGCTTGGTGAATCGAAAAAAGATGAATTCAGAGAATTAGCGGGAAATGATTTAAATCGGCCCATACTCATATATTGCCGAAGCTTCAGGTGACTGCGCAGCTCTATTGCAGCGCGCTGGGCAGCGCGTCTTGGATATACCAATGTAGTTCGATATCCTGAGGGGTGGTACGGTTGGGTCGCGGACCACTCTAAAAAAGTAGAGACGGCCGCACCTACTTTCGAAACAATTTTTCCGGATACTGAACTTAGCATATTAGGTGGCGCCAAAGATAAGGTACGCCTTGGAGTGGATGATTCTGCTCGGAAAGTTAGGCTTCACGATTTGCAGTTTAATTATTACTTAGTTTTGCTCGTTAATGATAACCGTTTGGAAAGTGAACAGGCGGCGCGCACTTTTGAAGAAGTTCGTAAAGAATTGGAATGCTGTACGCCGGATGTGCTTTTTGTTGCAATTGGACTGGGCATGAATAAGCGGGCAGTAAAGAGTTCTACCAGTGAAACTGGTGCAAACTATCCATTTTTTGCCGATCCTCTGGAGGATATAGCTGATTCCTTCGGTACATACACTTTGCCGACAGTGGTAATGTTTAAGAAGACAGAATCAACTCTTATTTCGGTATTTAGCTTTAGTGATATTAAATCTGATCCTGTTCCTCTCTTAAAGAAAATCAATAGCGCTTTGAGCGGACGACATGGACAGAAGTGTACTATTCGCCAATGA
- a CDS encoding rhodanese-like domain-containing protein: protein MRRKQFITALVMALCLAFIAGPAMAKDLVPADKMQDWMYTDMVDVDFVAKYAKMPKPEGVMVIDSRPYKGKYMVGYIPTAVSIPDSQFDKMTDKLPKDKNTLLIFYCQGLKCKLSHKSAKKAVKLGYKNVKVFPYGYPGWIKSGRYGSIGLEVVAQKMAKGDEYLLIDARPTKKFLAGSIPSSISIPDSKFEKRKGLLPTDKNAPLIYFCQGYKCKLSHKSAIKAKKLGYTNVSVAEAGYPGWVKMYGSAAAVKVEAGGEEGSIAIKQFEKIMAENPKSIMLIDVRDADEFAMGHIPSAVNMTVDKLEKDIKTLPTDKPIVFVCSTGARSGESYYLVKDMRPEIKDVYYLEAEVDFNKDGTFKIHHPKK, encoded by the coding sequence ATGAGAAGAAAACAGTTTATTACAGCTTTGGTAATGGCGCTGTGTCTTGCATTTATCGCAGGTCCGGCAATGGCGAAAGATCTTGTTCCGGCTGATAAAATGCAGGACTGGATGTACACAGACATGGTCGATGTTGACTTTGTAGCAAAGTACGCGAAGATGCCTAAGCCTGAAGGCGTTATGGTTATTGATTCACGCCCTTACAAAGGTAAGTACATGGTTGGTTACATTCCAACTGCGGTATCAATTCCTGATTCCCAGTTCGACAAAATGACTGACAAGCTGCCTAAAGACAAAAACACTCTGCTAATCTTTTATTGTCAGGGTTTGAAATGTAAACTCAGTCACAAGAGTGCAAAGAAAGCTGTAAAGCTTGGCTATAAAAACGTTAAAGTCTTTCCTTATGGTTACCCCGGCTGGATTAAATCCGGACGTTACGGCTCCATCGGCCTTGAAGTTGTGGCCCAGAAAATGGCGAAGGGCGATGAGTACCTGCTGATTGATGCTCGTCCGACTAAAAAGTTCCTTGCGGGTTCAATTCCATCATCCATTTCCATTCCAGATTCCAAGTTTGAAAAGCGTAAAGGACTTCTACCTACTGATAAGAACGCACCTCTCATTTACTTCTGTCAGGGTTACAAATGTAAGCTCAGCCACAAGTCTGCCATAAAAGCTAAGAAGCTTGGTTACACCAATGTTTCCGTTGCTGAAGCTGGATACCCGGGCTGGGTTAAGATGTACGGTTCTGCCGCAGCTGTGAAAGTTGAGGCCGGCGGAGAAGAAGGTAGCATTGCTATTAAGCAGTTCGAAAAGATAATGGCGGAAAATCCTAAATCAATCATGTTGATTGATGTTCGCGACGCTGACGAATTTGCCATGGGCCATATTCCAAGTGCAGTGAATATGACTGTTGATAAGCTTGAGAAGGATATTAAGACTCTTCCTACTGATAAGCCTATCGTGTTTGTTTGTTCCACAGGCGCACGTAGTGGTGAATCTTACTACCTGGTTAAAGACATGCGCCCTGAGATTAAGGACGTTTACTACCTTGAAGCTGAAGTCGACTTTAATAAAGACGGCACATTCAAGATCCATCATCCAAAGAAATAA
- a CDS encoding formate dehydrogenase subunit gamma — MSQKQLKRHDRSDIFIHWFNAACWLLLLITGLALFSNPEIDPVGSGYPAFVRSIVGGGGNLLLIHVALGFIWAGGLLLYIMVNLKGALFFLKEVFVVSPARDISWIIKKMVIMTVGPKPLGDNAELPDQGYYNMGQKAFAQASVIGCIVIVVTGIIMFLSDRTLGAEATALVSWSITLHYLAVGLVFAGLLVHIYMAAISPEERPGFLSMFTGHVPEGYAKHHHKIWYDKVKSETSSDS, encoded by the coding sequence ATGAGTCAGAAACAATTAAAGCGGCACGACCGCTCGGACATTTTCATCCACTGGTTCAATGCAGCTTGTTGGCTGCTGTTGCTCATCACAGGACTGGCGCTGTTCAGCAATCCTGAGATTGACCCCGTTGGGTCAGGGTATCCAGCCTTTGTTCGCTCCATAGTGGGCGGCGGGGGGAATTTACTCCTTATTCACGTAGCTTTAGGTTTCATTTGGGCTGGTGGATTACTGCTCTATATAATGGTAAATTTAAAGGGCGCTTTGTTCTTCCTTAAAGAAGTGTTCGTGGTTAGTCCGGCCCGTGACATTTCGTGGATAATTAAAAAAATGGTCATCATGACCGTAGGCCCGAAGCCGCTTGGTGATAATGCCGAGCTGCCGGATCAGGGTTATTACAACATGGGGCAAAAGGCATTTGCTCAGGCTTCGGTCATCGGGTGTATCGTAATTGTTGTGACGGGGATTATTATGTTCCTGTCCGACAGGACTCTCGGCGCTGAGGCTACTGCTCTGGTAAGTTGGTCCATAACTCTGCACTACCTTGCCGTGGGCTTGGTCTTCGCAGGTCTTTTGGTTCATATCTACATGGCTGCTATTTCCCCTGAAGAACGGCCCGGGTTCCTGTCTATGTTCACAGGGCATGTTCCGGAGGGATACGCTAAGCATCACCATAAAATCTGGTATGACAAGGTTAAGAGCGAAACAAGTTCTGACAGTTAA